The following proteins are co-located in the Rattus norvegicus strain BN/NHsdMcwi chromosome X, GRCr8, whole genome shotgun sequence genome:
- the LOC134484035 gene encoding EKC/KEOPS complex subunit LAGE3-like: protein MQGPDEDDSGGRKGLDEGGEDGRHRPQAADAHPRSQSSATEVDHDSSPRLNSPQDARSQAAPGSSGRGSPAVSGVSAEEAAIIPQDEQVPLLPGPSGDAATTTSRLLEFSVRVPFSSAVEADMARRSLVANAQRQLLMVPQEYTVNDSILAVRWTTEDPLLFRISINNFLDQLSLVMRNIQHLQFVAFKRRRERSRNN, encoded by the exons ATGCAGGGTCCAGACGAGGACGACTCAGGTGGCAGAAAGGGGCTTGACGAAGGCGGCGAGGATGGGCGGCATAGGCCTCAAGCTGCCGATGCCCATCCTAGGTCTCAGAGTTCGGCGACTGAGGTTGACCACGACAGCTCCCCGCGTCTGAATAGCCCACAAGATGCCCGCAGTCAGGCCGCTCCTGGCAGCTCCGGCCGGGGGAGCCCCGCAGTGTCAGGAGTGTCAGCTGAAGAGGCCGCCATCATTCCCCAGGACGAGCAGGTGCCACTTCTCCCTGGACCCAGCGGAGACGCTGCAACAACTACAAGTCGGCTCCTGGAGTT CTCTGTGAGAGTGCCTTTCTCTTCTGCTGTGGAGGCAGACATGGCACGCAGGTCCCTGGTCGCCAACGCCCAGCGTCAACTCTTAATGGTTCCACAGGAGTACACTGTGAACGACAGTATCTTAGCTGT TAGGTGGACTACGGAAGACCCTCTTCTCTTCCGAATTTCCATCAACAACTTCCTTGATCAACTCTCCCTGGTCATGAGAAACATTCAACACCTTCAGTTTGTGGCTTTTAAacgaagaagagaaagaagtcgTAATAACTGA